Below is a genomic region from Luoshenia tenuis.
GCGTATCCCCCTGGCGCACGGTATAGGTCTGCACTGTAGTCTGCGGCGTACCGGGTACCTTGAGCACCTGCCCGGTATAGATCAGGTTGGGATTGGCGATGCCGTTGAGCTGCACCAGCGCGGAGACGGTGGTATCAAACCGCTGGGCGATGGCGCTAAGGGTATCGCCCCGGCGCACCGTATAAAGCTGGTACGGCTCGCAGGAGGAACAGGGCGTATCTCCGCTCATGAACATGGCCTGGGTAAACTGATCCCGGTCCACGTTGCCGCTGATGCCGGAAACGCGGCCGGTGCTGGTGTACTGGAAACCGGCCCAGCTCGACCATTTGCCGTTTGCCGCAGGGGCGGAAACGCCATACTCCGCCACCCAAAGGGAGTAAACGGCCAGATCGGCCGCAAACACATTCGCGGCTTGATAGCTGTTGCTGTAGATGGCGACCTCCTTGCCGCTGGCCTGCTGCAGCGTTTCTAAAAACGCGCGGGAGATGGCGTTGATCTGATCGACTGTGAGGCTGCCAAAGTACTCAAAATCCATGACCAGGCGGCACTCGGGCTGCTTGCCCCGCACCGTGGCGGCAAAAAATTGGGCCTCCTGCCGGGCCTCCTCCACGCTGCGGGCGTTGACATAGTGATAAAAGCCCACCTTCAGGCCGTTGGCCTTGGCCTGCGCATAATTGCGCTCAAAGTAAGGGTCGACATAACTAGAACCCACACTGGAGCGGATATAGACCACCTCGATGCCGTCGCCGGCCACGGCGGCAAAGTCGATCTCGCCCTGCCACTTGCTCACGTCAATGCCGGCATAGATGCGCTCATCGGCCGGGCCGAAGGCCAGCGCGGGAACGGTCAGCACGACCAGGCAGCTTAAGGCTAGCACCAGGGCCGCCAGCGTGCGCCAACTGCTGATTTTCATTCATCCAAACCTCCTTTTTCGTCAGGATACTTTCAGTATACGTGGCAAAGGGATATTTGGTTCATCCTGCTAGGCATATCCGCACACCGTATAGCGGAGTGGTTAGGAAAATATCCAATGGGACAATTGGCGGGGTAACCTGGCTGTGCAATAAAAAGGCCCTGACTTTCGTCAGGGCCTAGGGATAGATTTAAGGTGTTACCGCCGGGTATCTTCTTTGGCGCGGGTGTGCTGGCGGATCGCCAATACGATGTTGGCGGCTACCAATGCGGCCAGCATCAAGGCCAGCAGGGGATAGGTTTGCGCATCGTCCCCGGTATCCGGACTGGAAACGCCAGTGGGCGCGGGCGACGGCTGGGCGGTGGGCGCTGCGCTGGGGGATGCTGTGCCGGAGGGTGCGGGAGAGGCCTGCGCGCTCTCCGTGGGGGCGGGCGTTACCGTTGCGCTGGGGGTGGGCTGCGCCGGCTCTGGAACCAGGGCGACCAGGCCGGGGACGTCAAGTCCCTTTTCAAAATCGCCGGTCTGGATGAATTTGATCAGCGCTTCCTCGCAGGTGGAGATTTCGTATTGGGTGGGCGCCGATACGATGTCCGGATATTCCGCATCCGCAATGACGTAGCTGTTCGTGGCGACCGAGTAGGTGCGCACCGGGTCCAGCGGCGCGCCGCCGATCTGGGCCTGCACGACCCGGCTGCCGGCCGGGCGGGTCACATCGTAAGTGGCGCTGATGCCGCTAAATTGTAGATAACTACCGCTGTTTTCCGGCCAGGCGTATTGATAGGGATCCTCCCCATTGGCGACGGCCTGTTTTTGGAGCGTGTAAACCGCATCGCACTGGATGCCGATATCGATGGCGTGTTCCAGCACGTTTAGAAGCTGCTGCCCGGTCAGCTGCCGCACGACCAGGGTATTTCCGTAAGGCGAGATGCTGATCATATCCTTATAGACGATCTGCCCCTCCGGAAGGCCCGCGCGGATGCCGCCGGCGTTTTCGATGGCCACGTCGGCCCCGGTAGCGTTGCGGTAAGCGTTGGTGACCAAGCGGCCGATGGCCTGCTCGCTCACCCGAAGTTCCTCCCAGGAATAGGGGAGGGCGCGGGTGCTTTGACCGATTTCCCGATTCAGCAGCGGCTCTTGTAGCTCTACGATTGAAGAAATGGTTTGATCGATCGCCGGATCCGACAGGCCGGCTACATCGCTGGCGGATAAAAAGCGCGCGGTGGTAGCGCTGGCATTTACCCGGCCGGAAGCGGGGTCAAACGCCAGGGTCAATACGCCGATGTTTTGAAAATAGTACCCGGCCTCCACCACGGGCACCTCTCGGCCGTCGGCATCCGGATAGACCGTATCGATGAGCAGATGCTCGTGCCCGGCGATTACCGCGTCCACCCCGTGCAGGGCGGAGACAAAGCCGGGCAGATCCGCCTGATGGGTTAAGGCGATCACGATATCGCAGTTTTCCACATCCCGCAGAATCTGGGCGATCTCGTTGGCCTTATCCGCCTCGGGCAGAAACTGGAGCCCGGCGACATGGGCCGGCGGGGTGGAGGTGTAAAACGCATCGTCGATCACCCCGAAAACCCCTATCCGCAGCGGGGTGTTGTCGCTGGCTACCACGTCTTTGACCAGATAGGGCGCATCAAAAAAGGCGCTGGCGCTGTCCGTTACCACATTAGCGGCCAGTATCTTAAAGCTTCGCCCCTGTCCCAGGGCCTTGAGCTGGTCTTTGCCATAGCGCCAATCGTGGTTGCCGGGCGTCGTGGCGTCATACCCCACGGCAGCCATCAGCTGAGCGATGGAAGCCCCCTTTTCCACGGTGGCAAAGGCCTGCCCGTGGAAGGTATCCCCCGCGTCCAACACCAGGGCGGGCTGTTCCCGGTCGATCACGGCCTTGAGCGCGGAAAAACCGATCTGTCCGCGGCTGGTGGCCGTATAGTAACCGTGCAGGTCGTTGGTGTGCACGATCTTGACGGTGGTTTGCGCGTTCCCCTCCTCAGGCGCGGCGAGTGCAAAGCCGGAGAGGGAAAGTAACATACTGATCGACAGCAGCAAAGATAGCAGCTTTTTTTTCATACCGTTACTCCTTTGGATTTTAACCTTGCGATCCTAAAGCAGTATACTATAAAAAGCAGCGGGAAGGAAGCCCGTAGCGGTTGAATTTGCGGCGGGCCGATGCTAGAATGAAGCGGGATTTACCGGCGGCAGAAGCGCGTTTGCATCTGCCGCAAACGCGGCGGAGAAAGGCGGAGTTCAGTATGGATAAAGAGGCGCGCATCATCGCGCTGATCGCCCAGGCGGGCAGGGCGATGGTGGAGTTTGAAAAGGATTTTGACGTCATTGAAAAGGGTGGCAGCCAGAATTACGTGACCACGGTGGACCTGCGTGTTCAGCGGATGATCGCCCAGGCGCTGGAGGAGATATGCCCGGAGGGGATATTGATCGCCGAGGAGGAAGGGCTTGGAAAGGCCCGGACAGCGCCCTGCTTTTTCGTGCTGGACCCCATCGACGGGACCAGTAACCTGATGCATGGCATGAAGCACAGCGCCATCTCCCTTTCCATGCACGAGGCGGGGCGCTATGCCCTGGCCATCGTCTACGATCCTTATTTAGAGGAAATGTTCGTAGCCAACCGCAAGGGCGCGTTTTTAAATGGCGCGCCCATCCGTGTATCGTCCCGTCCGCTGACGGATGCGCTGATCGGCTTTGGGACTAACCCCTACGACCGGACCCGCTCCCACGAAAACTTTGCGGCGCTGGAGGCGCTGTTTTACCATTGCCATGAGATCAGGCGTTCGGGCTCGGCGGCACTGGACCTGGCCTATGTGGCCTGCGGCAGGCTGGATGGAATGTTTGAACAGAATCTGCAGGCCTGGGATTTTTCGGCCGGCCGCTTTCTCGTAGAGCAGGCTGGCGGCAGGGTGACGGACTATGCCTTAAATAGCCCCGACCCGACATGCGAGACCTCGCTGATCGCCTCTAACGGCCTGATCCATGAGCAGATGCACGGATTGATCACAGGAGGGCGAAATGGAAATTGATGCGGTTTATGAGGCTGGCACGCTATATCTAGACGAACGGGACGAATTGTTGATCCTGGACCA
It encodes:
- a CDS encoding LysM peptidoglycan-binding domain-containing protein; its protein translation is MKISSWRTLAALVLALSCLVVLTVPALAFGPADERIYAGIDVSKWQGEIDFAAVAGDGIEVVYIRSSVGSSYVDPYFERNYAQAKANGLKVGFYHYVNARSVEEARQEAQFFAATVRGKQPECRLVMDFEYFGSLTVDQINAISRAFLETLQQASGKEVAIYSNSYQAANVFAADLAVYSLWVAEYGVSAPAANGKWSSWAGFQYTSTGRVSGISGNVDRDQFTQAMFMSGDTPCSSCEPYQLYTVRRGDTLSAIAQRFDTTVSALVQLNGIANPNLIYTGQVLKVPGTPQTTVQTYTVRQGDTLWGIARRFGTTVQYLAGVNHIADPSLIYPGQVLDIHVEQGGASGSYTVRAGDTLWGIAQRFGTSVSHLVALNGIANPSLIYPGQVIKL
- a CDS encoding bifunctional metallophosphatase/5'-nucleotidase, which translates into the protein MKKKLLSLLLSISMLLSLSGFALAAPEEGNAQTTVKIVHTNDLHGYYTATSRGQIGFSALKAVIDREQPALVLDAGDTFHGQAFATVEKGASIAQLMAAVGYDATTPGNHDWRYGKDQLKALGQGRSFKILAANVVTDSASAFFDAPYLVKDVVASDNTPLRIGVFGVIDDAFYTSTPPAHVAGLQFLPEADKANEIAQILRDVENCDIVIALTHQADLPGFVSALHGVDAVIAGHEHLLIDTVYPDADGREVPVVEAGYYFQNIGVLTLAFDPASGRVNASATTARFLSASDVAGLSDPAIDQTISSIVELQEPLLNREIGQSTRALPYSWEELRVSEQAIGRLVTNAYRNATGADVAIENAGGIRAGLPEGQIVYKDMISISPYGNTLVVRQLTGQQLLNVLEHAIDIGIQCDAVYTLQKQAVANGEDPYQYAWPENSGSYLQFSGISATYDVTRPAGSRVVQAQIGGAPLDPVRTYSVATNSYVIADAEYPDIVSAPTQYEISTCEEALIKFIQTGDFEKGLDVPGLVALVPEPAQPTPSATVTPAPTESAQASPAPSGTASPSAAPTAQPSPAPTGVSSPDTGDDAQTYPLLALMLAALVAANIVLAIRQHTRAKEDTRR
- a CDS encoding inositol monophosphatase family protein; the protein is MDKEARIIALIAQAGRAMVEFEKDFDVIEKGGSQNYVTTVDLRVQRMIAQALEEICPEGILIAEEEGLGKARTAPCFFVLDPIDGTSNLMHGMKHSAISLSMHEAGRYALAIVYDPYLEEMFVANRKGAFLNGAPIRVSSRPLTDALIGFGTNPYDRTRSHENFAALEALFYHCHEIRRSGSAALDLAYVACGRLDGMFEQNLQAWDFSAGRFLVEQAGGRVTDYALNSPDPTCETSLIASNGLIHEQMHGLITGGRNGN